One region of Purpureocillium takamizusanense chromosome 4, complete sequence genomic DNA includes:
- a CDS encoding uncharacterized protein (TransMembrane:1 (i231-252o)~COG:U~BUSCO:EOG09265B1X~EggNog:ENOG503NX5T) translates to MMSSTNDEDPFLQVQQDVLAQLSSTRPLFASYLRIRSLSTSPSSPELASARDDLESALGSLAEDLADLVASVQAIERDPVQFGISADEVRRRKRLVQEVGGEIEDMREELNKKIGGGNAGGNSNNNQLPDPNSFAIADGDDDDDGDGGHDGYAEFEQQQQVEMMREQDQHLDGVFQTVGNLRRQADDMGRELEEQGEMLDLVDQAADRVGGRLQTGMKKLQYVMRKNEDRWSSCCIAVLIFVLILLLVLLLIL, encoded by the exons ATGATGTCCTCCACCAACGACGAGGATCCCTTCCTCCAGGTCCAACA AGAtgtcctcgcgcagctctcgtcgacgcgcccccTCTTCGCCTCGTACCTCCGCATCCGCTCCCTCTccacctccccctcctcgcccgagctcgcctccgcccgcgacgacctcgagtcCGCCCTCGgctccctcgccgaggacctcgccgacctcgtcgcctcggTCCAGGCCATCGAGCGCGACCCCGTCCAGTTCGGCAtctccgccgacgaggtccgccgccgcaagcgcctcgtccaggaggtcggcggcgagatcgaGGACAtgcgcgaggagctcaacaagaagattggcggcggcaacgccggcggcaacagcaaTAACAACCAATTACCCGATCCCAACTCGTTTGCcattgccgacggcgacgacgacgatgatggtgatggcggtcATGACGGATACGCCGAgttcgagcagcagcagcaggtcgagaTGATGCGCGAGCAGGACCagcacctcgacggcgtcttccAGACCGTCGGGaacctgcgccgccaggccgacgacatgggccgcgagctcgaggagcagggcgagatgctggacctcgtcgaccaggccgccgaccgcgtcggcggcaggttACAGACGGGCATGAAGAAGCTGCAGTACGTGATGCGCAAGAACGAGGACCGCTGGAGCAGTTGCTGCATCGCCGTCCTCATCTTTGTGCTGATTCTGCTCTTGGTCCTGCTCTTGATTCTCTAG
- a CDS encoding uncharacterized protein (EggNog:ENOG503NZG8~COG:A), with product MTRSSPLRRSQFSSPDRGNRSSFLFDERNTELSHRDALAAAQAEHDRIREAALRVYELHELKEVHQRILDQERREQERLKAEAEVAAEEKRLQELRAKTIPKPAPPPPAPEPPKQVEKSQLEKPASLEAKKPAEATPAQAKATPQPAAAQPNGIFGGPAKPAVGNPFGAPPATTTAPPKAADTTPAPQSKPVVGQQASRQPQSQARPAAHVEADRYVQIHQELKKLRKDLIAQSKVPGSPLKGKMGTFRREIRVAIGQLTGGKGANAQPTSKIMGILRESLGGQVPSPPIQVSRFVLEPREPVEGATYNDENLPALFIYLINICAKGVISQFINECGPNPKAADPIGVFTAQIFSHKDFQWRGKSLIDILIAKFRVVCPVLFGFRGNDKTERGRMAIGWRKDGPSWITEQSHNDRMAGLGAGFASISLRDFSKASKANPYPPTHYWKAFAGIVNSPPNETSNTQYVVLRSMIDGHEQRFLNFYGNAAVAALRLALVEFPKKAPQNASAAGSLLALAEVLKTESGLVLA from the exons ATGACGCGTTCATCGCCCCTACGGAGGAGCCAATTCTCCAGCCCCGACCGCGGCAACCGATCCAGCTTTCTATTCGACGAGCGCAACACCGAGCTGAGCCATCGCGATGCCCtggcggccgcgcaggcgGAGCACGACCGGAtccgcgaggcggcgctaCGTGTCTACGAGCTGCATGAGCTCAAGGAAGTGCACCAGCGCATCCTGGACCAGGAAAGACGGGAGCAGGAGAGGCTAAAAGCagaggccgaggtcgccgcggAAGAGAAGAGGCTGCAAGAGCTCCGGGCCAAGACGATTCCGAAAccagcccctcccccgcccgcaCCTGAACCCCCCAAACAGGTTGAGAAATCACAGCTGGAGAAGCCAGCATCTCTCGAGGCGAAGAAGCCAGCGGAAGCGACCCCGGCACAGGCAAAGGCTACGCCTCAacccgcagcagctcagcCGAACGGGATCTTCGGCGGCCCAGCTAAGCCCGCTGTCGGTAACCCTTTCGGAGCTCCTCCAGCAACAACCACCGCACCACCCAAAGCTGCTGACACAACGCCGGCACCCCAATCCAAGCCTGTCGTTGGACAGCAAGCTTCTCGGCAGCCACAGTCTCAAGCACGACCGGCCGCGCACGTCGAGGCAGATCGATATGTACAGATCCACCAGGAGTTAAAGAAGCTTCGAAAGGACCTCATAGCCCAATCCAAGGTACCTGGGTCGCCGTTGAAGGGTAAGATGGGAACGTTTCGGAGAGAGATTCGCGTTGCTATTGGCCAGTTGACAGGGGGTAAAGGTGCAAATGCTCAACCG ACAAGCAAGATCATGGGCATTTTGCGGGAGTCCCTTGGGGGGCAAGTACCCAGCCCTCCCATCCAGGTCAGCCGCTTCGTACTGGAACCCCGCGAACCGGTCGAAGGCGCCACATACAACGACGAAAACCTCCCAGCGCTCTTCATCTACCTCATCAACATCTGTGCGAAGGGCGTCATTAGTCAATTCATCAACGAGTGTGGCCCGAACCCGAAGGCCGCGGATCCCATCGGCGTGTTCACGGCGCAAATCTTCTCGCACAAGGATTTTCAATGGCGCGGAAAGTCTCTGATCGACATCCTCATTGCCAAGTTCCGGGTCGTGTGTCCAGTCTTGTTCGGCTTCAGGGGTAACGACAAGACGGAACGCGGCCGTATGGCCATCGGTTGGCGCAAGGACGGGCCTTCATGGATCACGGAACAGAGCCACAACGACAGgatggccggcctcggcgccggctttGCGTCGATTTCGCTTCGCGACTTCAGCAAGGCCTCCAAGGCCAATCCGTACCCACCGACGCACTACTGGAAAGCTttcgccggcatcgtcaactCACCGCCCAACGAGACGTCCAACACGCAGTACGTCGTCCTGCGATCCATGATAGACGGCCACGAACAGCGATTTCTCAACTTTTACGGCAACGCCGCTGTGGCTGCCCTGCGGCTCGCCCTGGTCGAGTTCCCCAAGAAAGCGCCTCAGaacgcctcggcggcggggtcaTTGCTCGCGCTGGCAGAGGTGCTAAAGACCGAGAGCGGGCTGGTTCTGGCTTAG